A region of Diospyros lotus cultivar Yz01 chromosome 3, ASM1463336v1, whole genome shotgun sequence DNA encodes the following proteins:
- the LOC127796373 gene encoding 40S ribosomal protein S25-like, with protein sequence MAPKKDKAPPPSSKPAKSGGGKQKKKKWSKGKQKEKVNNMVLFDKATYDKLLSESSKYKLVTPSILSDRLRINGSLARKAIKDLMARGSIRMVSAHSSQQIYTRATNTQ encoded by the exons ATG GCACCGAAGAAGGATAAGGCTCCCCCGCCGTCGTCGAAGCCGGCCAAGTCTGGCGGAGGAaagcagaagaagaag AAATGGAGCAAAGGCAAGCAAAAGGAGAAGGTCAACAATATGGTGCTCTTTGACAAGGCAACATATGATAAACTTCTTTCTGAATCTTCAAAGTACAAGCTTGTCACTCCGTCCATCTTGTCTGACAGATTGAGG ATCAATGGATCACTAGCCCGCAAGGCAATCAAGGATCTGATGGCAAGAGGTTCGATCAGAATGGTGTCTGCACATTCTAGCCAACAGATCTACACTAGGGCCACCAATACTCAGTGA
- the LOC127796736 gene encoding uncharacterized protein LOC127796736, giving the protein MGTRKTVLLLIFSFHFYYSASLFPLDNNLPSVGLQEIGRGKKLEENSTSNNGARDGIARSSSVVDGAVSHRSVAGGSGDEGNGSGSKSPETGGGAAIPLYAAGAVRGHHTNHRGAGSCSRSCVGLPTLCAIIFASLSVHILVVLRTENLMKPA; this is encoded by the exons ATGGGAACCAGAAAGACCGTGTTACTCCTCATCTTCTCATTTCACTTCTACTATTCAGCATCATTATTTCCTCTGGACAACAACTTGCCTTCAG TTGGTTTGCAGGAAATTGGACGAGGCAAAAAACTGGAAGAAAATAGTACCTCCAACAATGGTGCCAGAGATGGAATAGCCCGCAGCAGTAGTGTTGTCGATGGTGCTGTTAGCCACAGAAGTGTAGCAGGAGGCAGTGGTGACGAAGGAAATGGCAGCGGGTCCAAATCCCCTGAAACAGGAGGCGGAGCTGCCATACCCCTATATGCAGCAGGCGCTGTTCGAGGCCATCACACCAACCACCGTGGAGCTGGCAGCTGCAGCCGGAGTTGTGTGGGACTACCCACCTTGTGTGCCATCATATTTGCATCGCTTTCTGTGCACATTTTAGTGGTTCTAAGAACTGAGAACCTAATGAAGCCAGCATAG
- the LOC127796733 gene encoding ribonuclease H2 subunit A — translation MGSEIPLPKWASEPCMMGIDEAGRGPVLGPMVYGCLYCSLSYQRTLSSLNFADSKTLKEEKREELFENLKADDSIGWAVDVIDPRELSAKMLKKSKINLNEISHDSAIGLVSRVLNLGVLLTEVYVDTVGDAEKYKMKLSERFPAIKFIVAKKADSLYPVVSGASIVAKVTRDRTLRDWVLEETAENMHRNFGSGYPGDPETKAWLRHHVHPIFGFPTLVRFSWGTCTSYFKDIVEVLWESDKMDEDGSSTSTRGSKRQMKLASIGFTGVKRKSEEIESSGKGRCKFFQARKLEQLSHF, via the exons ATGGGATCGGAAATTCCTCTGCCCAAATGGGCGTCAGAGCCTTGCATGATGGGCATCGATGAAGCTGGCCGTGGCCCTGTTTTAG GGCCCATGGTGTATGGATGCTTGTACTGTTCACTTTCGTACCAGAGGACTCTTTCCTCGTTGAATTTTGCAG ATTCAAAGACattgaaagaagagaagagggagGAATTATTTGAAAATCTGAAGGCTGATGATTCTATAGGATGGGCTGTTGATGTCATAGATCCAAGGGAGCTCTCAGCTAAAATGTTAAAGAA GAGCAAGATAAACCTTAATGAAATTTCACATGATTCAGCAATTGGACTTGTCAGTAGGGTACTGAACCTGGGAGTTCTTCTAACAGAG GTTTATGTGGATACTGTGGGAGATGCAGAGAagtataaaatgaaattatctgAACGATTCCCAGCTATCAAATTTATAGTTGCTAAGAAAGCTGATAGCCTCTACCCAGTAGTAAGTGGAGCAAGCATTGTTGCAAAG GTCACAAGAGATCGAACTCTGAGGGATTGGGTGCTTGAAGAAACTGCTGAAAATATGCATAGAAACTTTGGATCTGGTTACCCTGGAG ATCCTGAAACTAAGGCTTGGTTAAGACATCATGTACATCCCATATTTGGATTTCCAACTTTGGTCCGTTTCAGCTGGGGCACTTGCACTTCCTACTTCAAAGACATTGTTGAAGTTCTGTG GGAATCAGACAAAATGGATGAAGATGGTTCCTCTACCTCAACTAGAGGTAGCAAGAGGCAAATGAAGTTAGCCAGTATTGGTTTCACAGGAGTGAAAaggaaaagtgaagaaattgAATCTAGTGGCAAAGGACGCTGCAAATTTTTCCAGGCTCGTAAACTTGAGCAACTCTCTCATTTCTGA